One window of the Lactococcus lactis genome contains the following:
- a CDS encoding tRNA (mnm(5)s(2)U34)-methyltransferase, with amino-acid sequence MLKQLEMAHWMLKDIIKTNDVVVDATMGNGYDTQFLAELGANVYAFDVQEEALNATEKRLDDAGIKNQIFEKNLSNLLTEPSVNLVLSGHEKLSEYVKEPIKAAIFNLGYLPKTDKSVVTKADTTLTALDALTNQLVVGGRIAIMIYYGHEGGMEEKDAVIKWTSSLSQKDWEVTSYAPLNQIHTPPILVLIEKRK; translated from the coding sequence ATGTTAAAACAGTTAGAAATGGCTCACTGGATGTTGAAAGATATCATCAAAACTAATGATGTTGTGGTGGATGCAACGATGGGGAATGGTTATGATACTCAATTTTTAGCGGAATTAGGGGCGAATGTATATGCTTTTGATGTGCAAGAAGAAGCGCTAAATGCAACTGAAAAACGTTTAGATGATGCTGGAATAAAGAATCAAATATTTGAAAAAAATCTCTCGAATTTACTGACAGAGCCGTCAGTAAATCTAGTTTTGTCTGGTCATGAAAAGCTTTCTGAATACGTCAAAGAGCCAATCAAAGCAGCTATTTTTAATCTTGGATATTTACCAAAAACTGATAAAAGTGTGGTTACAAAAGCTGATACCACTTTGACTGCTCTAGATGCTTTGACTAATCAGTTAGTTGTAGGTGGAAGAATTGCGATTATGATTTATTACGGTCATGAGGGGGGAATGGAAGAAAAAGATGCCGTTATTAAGTGGACTTCTAGTTTGTCACAAAAGGACTGGGAAGTGACTTCTTATGCACCTCTTAACCAAATTCATACGCCGCCAATTTTAGTCCTAATCGAAAAAAGAAAATAA
- a CDS encoding TIGR01212 family radical SAM protein (This family includes YhcC from E. coli K-12, an uncharacterized radical SAM protein.): MQKRYTTWNEYLRTNFGEKIFKVPIDAGFDCPNRDGTVAHGGCTFCTVSGSGDMILEPEAPIANQFAAEVAQFHKKWPGVKKYIVYFQNFTNTHAPVEVLRERFEQAVNQPDVVGISIGTRPDCLPDDVVDYLAELNRRMEVWIDLGLQTTYEETSDLINRAHDYETYVDAVKRLRVHNINVCTHLINGLPGETSEMMLENVRRMVLDSDIQGVKLHLLHLMKQTRLQRDYHEGKLQLMSQEEYVKVICDQLEMIPKEIVIHRLTGDAPRDLIIGPMWSLKKWEVLNSIDAEMERRGSVQGCKDVRISDLITF; this comes from the coding sequence ATGCAAAAGAGATATACAACTTGGAATGAATATTTGCGAACCAATTTTGGTGAAAAAATATTTAAAGTTCCTATTGATGCTGGTTTTGACTGCCCTAATCGGGATGGTACGGTTGCTCATGGTGGATGTACTTTTTGTACAGTATCTGGTTCAGGGGACATGATTTTGGAGCCAGAAGCTCCAATTGCGAACCAATTTGCTGCCGAAGTGGCTCAATTTCATAAAAAGTGGCCTGGAGTGAAGAAATATATTGTTTATTTTCAAAATTTCACTAATACTCACGCCCCTGTTGAAGTACTGAGAGAGCGTTTTGAACAAGCGGTAAACCAACCAGATGTTGTAGGTATTTCAATTGGTACTCGACCTGACTGTTTACCAGATGACGTTGTAGATTACTTGGCAGAATTAAATCGTCGAATGGAAGTTTGGATTGATTTGGGTCTGCAGACAACTTATGAAGAAACATCAGATTTGATTAATCGAGCTCATGATTATGAAACCTATGTAGATGCGGTGAAGCGATTGAGGGTTCATAATATTAATGTTTGTACTCACTTAATCAATGGTTTACCTGGTGAAACTAGTGAGATGATGTTAGAAAATGTTCGAAGAATGGTTTTAGATTCTGATATTCAAGGTGTGAAATTACATTTACTTCATTTGATGAAGCAAACTCGTTTGCAACGTGATTATCATGAAGGAAAATTACAGCTGATGTCGCAAGAGGAATATGTAAAAGTGATTTGTGACCAACTAGAGATGATTCCAAAAGAAATTGTTATTCATCGTTTAACAGGAGATGCTCCGCGGGATTTAATTATTGGACCTATGTGGTCTTTAAAAAAGTGGGAAGTTTTGAATAGTATTGATGCTGAAATGGAGCGGCGAGGAAGTGTTCAAGGTTGTAAAGATGTTCGGATTAGTGATCTAATTACATTTTAA